In Silene latifolia isolate original U9 population chromosome X, ASM4854445v1, whole genome shotgun sequence, the following proteins share a genomic window:
- the LOC141618742 gene encoding inositol transporter 1-like, translating to MTLDSIPGSSGYLDSFPERRITYFGNRFVLALTVTAGIAGLLFGYDTGVISGALLYIKDDFPEVKNSSFLQETIVSMALVGAMIGAGGGGWLNDTYGRKKATLLADVVFTIGAFVMGLAPDPYVLIVGRLLVGLGVGLASVCAPVYIAEAAPTEVRGGLVSTNVLMITFGQFISYCVNLAFTEVPGTWRWMLGVSAVPAILQFLFMLLLPESPRWLYMKKDKAQAAEVLSRIYDPFRLEDELDLLAAAAEEERKQKAVQIMDVFRIKEVRLAFLAGGGLLAFQQFAGINTVMYYSPTIVQMAGFSSNKLALLISLIVAAMNAVGTVLGIYLIDHMGRRSLALTSLAGVFGSLILLSVSLMLGTSSESGSVYSWLAVVGLALYIAFFAPGMGPVPWAINSEIYPQAYRGLCGGMGATVCWITNLIVSESFLSIADGVGTGGTFLIIAGIVVLAFVFVCAFVPETKALTFEEVDLMFKERAYGSSRENSQSLLAPESGLEIRG from the exons ATGACACTTGATTCAATCCCTGGAAGTTCAGGATACTTGGATTCATTTCCAGAGAGGAGAATTACATATTTTGGGAATAGATTTGTTTTGGCTTTGACTGTCACTGCTGGGATTGCTGGATTACTCTTTGGCTATGATACTG GTGTGATCTCGGGGGCTCTCCTGTATATTAAAGATGATTTCCCGGAGGTCAAAAACAGCAGCTTCTTGCAG GAAACGATTGTGAGCATGGCATTGGTTGGTGCAATGATTGGTGCCGGTGGTGGTGGATGGCTTAATGATACGTATGGACGTAAAAAGGCCACTCTTCTAGCTGATGTTGTCTTTACTATTGGAGCGTTTGTCATGGGCCTTGCTCCTGACCCATATGTTCTCATAGTTGGGAGGTTGCTGGTTGGATTGGGAGTCGGGTTGGCATCAGTATGTGCTCCTGTATATATTGCAGAAGCAGCCCCAACTGAAGTAAGAGGAGGGCTTGTTAGCACAAACGTGCTAATGATTACTTTCGGACAGTTTATTTCATACTGCGTTAATCTTGCCTTCACTGAG GTTCCAGGAACTTGGCGTTGGATGCTTGGTGTCTCCGCTGTCCCAGCCATCTTACAATTCCTTTTTATGCTGCTTCTACCAGAGTCCCCTCGCTGGCTTTACATGAAG AAAGATAAGGCACAAGCTGCAGAAGTGTTGTCAAGAATTTATGATCCATTTAGGCTGGAAGATGAGCTTGATTTACTCGCTGCTGCAGCCGAAGAAGAACGTAAGCAGAAAGCTGTTCAAATTATGGATGTGTTCAGAATTAAAGAAGTTAGGCTAGCCTTTCTTGCTGGAGGTGGTCTTTTG GCTTTTCagcaatttgcaggaattaacacAGTCATGTACTACAGCCCAACGATAGTACAAATGGCCGGATTCAGTTCCAACAAACTAGCCCTACTAATCTCGCTCATCGTGGCTGCGATGAATGCAGTCGGAACCGTCTTAGGCATATACTTGATCGATCATATGGGGAGACGTAGCTTAGCCCTCACAAGCCTGGCAGGTGTATTCGGTTCCCTTATACTCCTTTCAGTTTCTTTAATGTTGGGCACATCTAGTGAGTCGGGCTCGGTCTACTCGTGGCTTGCTGTAGTGGGTCTGGCTCTTTATATCGCCTTTTTCGCTCCTGGTATGGGGCCAGTGCCTTGGGCAATCAACTCTGAGATATACCCTCAGGCATACCGTGGTTTATGTGGGGGGATGGGGGCCACCGTCTGTTGGATCACAAACCTTATTGTTTCAGAATCGTTCCTGTCGATAGCTGATGGTGTTGGGACAGGCGGCACTTTCTTGATCATCGCTGGCATTGTGGTTTTGGCGTTTGTGTTTGTGTGCGCATTTGTGCCTGAGACAAAGGCCTTGACTTTTGAGGAAGTGGATCTAATGTTTAAGGAGAGAGCTTATGGGAGTAGCCGAGAGAATTCTCAAAGCCTTCTTGCGCCAGAAAGCGGGTTGGAAATTAGAGGCTAA